CTCTATAAAAATATACTTTTAAATGTACAGGGGAAATTCTTGGGGGCTAAAATTATTAACATAAACTGACATTTTTTAAAACGTAAAATGTTTGGTATTTTTGAAGAGAAAATCATTGTTATGGAAAAATTGACAATATGCCTGTTAAGATATTAGCCACGGCAGACCTGCATTTGGGCCGGACCGCTTCCGGGGTGCCGGAAAATGCGGATGAATGCTCCACAAAATATACCTGGCACCGGATGGTGGAATGGTGTGTTCGGAACAACATTGATGTGATGCTTCTTGCCGGTGATGTGGTAGATGAAGACAACCGCTTTTTTGAAGCAGTAGGACCTTTGCAGTCCGGATTTGACAGGCTGAAAAAAGCGGGCATTGAAGTGTTTATGATTGCAGGCAACCACGATCACGATGTACTGGCTCAGATTACGGGAAATAGTCAATATAAACATGTTCATATGCTTGGGTCAGGCGGGAACTGGGAAATTCAAACCCATTCCAGGGGTGATCAGAAGGTTCAGTTTGTCGGATGGTCCTTCCCCCGAAAATATGTTACTGAGGAACCGGTCCGTGCCTTACACAATCTTGATCCGAATCCCGATCAGGTTACCATTGGATTGTTGCATGGCGAGGTTAACGTCCCGGACAGCAAATATGCACCGCTTGTTCTTGGTCATCTGAAAGAATTACCGGTAGATGCCTGGATTTTGGGTCACATTCATAAACCTGTGGAGTTTCAATCAAAAGATCCTTTTGTGGCTTATACCGGTACACCACATGCCCTGAATCCCGGTGAGCCCGGTGTCCATGGGCCTATTTTGCTGGAGGTAGAAGGGAAACACGATATACGGATCAAACGAATTCCCCTGTCACCGGTTCGTTATGAGTCCCTGAGAATCGATGTAAGCAGGGCGGAGAATGAAGAAAGCTTCAGAAATATGCTTTCCTCCGGGTTGCTTGATCATGCCCGGGGTTATATTCAGGAACTGGAGAACGTGGCCTATCTGGTATATGATATTGAGCTAATGGGTCAAAGCTCACAATCCGGCCAGATAGACGTCTGGAAACATCAGCTAATGGATTATACAACGGAGCTGGAAACGGGTACCAGGGTTTCTGTGCGGAAAGTTCTTAATCATGTGCAACCTCAGGTGCAAAACCTGGAAGAATTGGCCCGGAATGAATCTCCTGCCGGCAAGCTTGCCGAGACGATTCTGGCTATTCAAAACGGTCAATCCACAAACTTTTTGGATGAACTTATAAGGGGATGGTACATGCAGGTGAACCGGATAGATTCCGCAAGTGCTTATCATCCGCTAAGGAAAGAGAACCGTTTGCGTCAAAAAACGGAAAAGGAAGCCAGAGAATATATTTTGAAGGAATGCAATCGTTTACTGGGAGTTTTATTGACACAGCAGCAAAAGTAGATCCATCATAATGCAAAAGGTACCATTTATATTCAGGGAGCTATCCATAGATAAAATGCCCGGTTTTCCCAGGGGAATGGAACCCTATAAAAATTTTTCGCCCCACATCAACATCATTGCCGGACCCAATGCCTCAGGCAAAAGTTCTACTGCCCGGGTGATACGTGAATTGATTTGGAAAAAGAAGGATAATCAAACGCAAGCAGAAGCTTTTGCTGACGTTGGCGGGGAGAACTGGAAAATCAGAATGGATTTTGGAAATATAGAAACCCAGCGGAATGGTCAGAAAGATAGCTTTGCCGGCCTGCCGGCGGCTGAGACGGAAAGCCGCTATAGGCTTGCACTTCATGAATTGGTTAAAACTGATGAGAAAGGGCTGGCCGGTTATATTGTACGGGAATCAATTGGTGGCTATAATCTGAATGCTGCCGAAAAGGAGCTCGGTTATTCTTATCAGGCCAGAAGCTCTGCCATTTCAGAGCAAAAAGCCGTACAGGAGGCTGAAAAGCAATTTAAAGAAGTCCAGCAAAGGCAGTGGGATTTAAAAAAAGAGGAAGACCGTCTTCAAAAGCTTTACCAAGAGAGGGATGATGCCCGTGAAGCTTCCAGACTGAAAGATTTTTATGAGCAGGTAATTGAATATCTGGAAGCAAAGCAGGAGCTTGAGCAACGCAGAAAAATATACGAAGCTTATCCGAAGGTAATGGAAAAGGTCAACGGAAGTGAGCATGACCGGATACAGGATCTTGAAGAAAGGATGGAAACGGCTGAACAGGCCATTCGGGAAGCCCGTAATAAGATAAATCAGTGTGAAAACGAGCTGGCTGAGCTGAACCTGCCCGAAAAAGGTGTGAGCGATACCATTCTGGGTGAATTGGAACAAAGAATAGCCCATCTTGAAGAAAAAAACCGTGAAATAGAGAAAAAAAACGATCAGGTTGATTATTATCAAACAGAAGCGAATCAGGCATTAAAAGCCATAGATGAATCCATTGATCCGGACCAATGGAAAGGAGTTGATCTGAAAAACATCAGTGCACTGGAAAAGTTCCTGCTTGATGCGCATCAAACCATTAGCCTGCATCAGTTCCTTGAAAAAGAAATCGAGGAGCTGAAGAAAACGCTTGATGATGATGATGGGGTTCAATTTGACAGTGAAACCTTACAGCATGGCATAAAAACCCTGGGCTCATGGCTTA
This Bacteroidales bacterium DNA region includes the following protein-coding sequences:
- a CDS encoding DNA repair exonuclease produces the protein MPVKILATADLHLGRTASGVPENADECSTKYTWHRMVEWCVRNNIDVMLLAGDVVDEDNRFFEAVGPLQSGFDRLKKAGIEVFMIAGNHDHDVLAQITGNSQYKHVHMLGSGGNWEIQTHSRGDQKVQFVGWSFPRKYVTEEPVRALHNLDPNPDQVTIGLLHGEVNVPDSKYAPLVLGHLKELPVDAWILGHIHKPVEFQSKDPFVAYTGTPHALNPGEPGVHGPILLEVEGKHDIRIKRIPLSPVRYESLRIDVSRAENEESFRNMLSSGLLDHARGYIQELENVAYLVYDIELMGQSSQSGQIDVWKHQLMDYTTELETGTRVSVRKVLNHVQPQVQNLEELARNESPAGKLAETILAIQNGQSTNFLDELIRGWYMQVNRIDSASAYHPLRKENRLRQKTEKEAREYILKECNRLLGVLLTQQQK